The DNA window AACGGAATTGAACAAATTCAAGCCAAGTGGTAGAATTGGATTTGAGTCGAACTTCACTAAATTATTAAGAGAAGGCTCAGAAAAAAAGGATTACtccaaatttttacaaaacCTTGTTGAGTTAACTCCAGGTTCGATTGATTTGGAAGTCAGATCATTAAATACAATGGAGccatttgaagaaattgctTCGTTTATTGAAGCCTTGACTTATGGTCTAAAAACAAACAAGAACTTCGAATTATATGAAACTTTCATGACTCTGTTGTTTAGGGTACACGGTGATATAATTAATTCCAACAatcaagatgaaaaaataaaagaaacattGCATAATTGGGAAGACCAACGTAAGGAGTTTGATAGGTTGGATGATTTGGTTAAATTCTGCTCCAGTGTCACTAATTTTGTCTCAAGCGCATAAATAGATTAATATACTAATATAAAAGTATTACATgatgtgaaatatttactgTCATCATATTCTCAACTGATCTTTAGTTTTTTATGGCCActaatatatttataacgattttttttttaaaaaaaagatacaTAATGTTAGCAGAAGTAATGAATGAGTATGAATGTGGGAGTAGGCAATAGTAGCAATAATGGTAATAAGACTACAGAGTTGGATCAACTGTTCAAAAATGTGATAAAGAATCATAAAAGTACAAAGCTGAGTGATACGATAGATGAAATCAACCGGAATAACCGTTATATAATGGAAACTCAATTCAAGAAGCTCTTAAAACTGCATGACAAATCTTTTAATGAGAAAAGTGTTCTACCAATGTATGAATTGTACAAAAAATACTACAACTTGGTTGAAAATGACCTTAATATTCAAAACGAAGCTGCCATCCTAGATAGAGATTTACGAATAATTGAAATGACGATAggaaatattaaaaaacaaATACATAGTAATATATACTGTTCATATATGCTCGAATTTATGCTAGTCCCTTTGCTGCATTTTCCCATTTTTGTGTTTCGATCCAACCTGcattgataattttgattgcATCTTGTAAATTTACAGGATCACGTAAAGGTTTATCGTCTAcaaccaattttttatagATCCTGGTATAACAATCCTTTGGAACCGAGCTGAATTTCTCTCTACGTTCACGCAACTGCTCAGGAGTGAGTTTTGTTAGGTCTTGACTCCAAAGCGTCCTTCTTTGATTCCATATCATTTCACCTTGATGAAATGGCTCTCCTACTAATTTTCGAAGCTTACCACATTCTTTGACTGAATCGTAATTATCAAACGTAACGTTGTTAAAACTGTTCCTATCTTCCTCGGcagcttcttcatcttcatctgaGGTATCATCCGCGTTTTGTACATTGGAGGACGTTGTAAATTCCTCCGTGGGTTCGTCActtaatttcatttcaagATTACCTCCTCCTTGTCGGGTATTGAACCTCTTTATCGAAAATGACATAGACGCTTTGCTGTCTCTCTCAGTGCTTGATGCTTTATTCCATATACTTTTTTGTTCCGCAAACAGagaatcaattttttcatcactAGAGCTACTGCCATTTTCCTCCAACGAGTTCAAAGTTTCATGTGCAATCTTCTTGAGAAAGACCTTCCATCTGTGGAATGGGTAATGAAACATCGATTTGAGACTGGTgtttttattattcattttgGAAACTTGATGTATTAATTATTAGAATAGTAATGGATGgtagaatatttgaaaagatgaCGCAAAAAAAGAGTAGATTAATAGAGGAATATAAGTAATGTATTTGGAAAGAAATCGTTATTTCCCAATAAACAACTTGTGTGATATACACCAGAGTagattccaaaaaaaaaactatcTGTCAGTTCTGATTAGATTAGACCCTgaacaaatttcaaattattgcTATTAGTAGATACGCTGGCCCAGCCAAATTAGATATGCCACACTGTTATATGCTATAAGCCTTAACGGGTATACTAGAAAATGCGATAGTGTCTACAGATATATATGACTTGAACCTACATGGAGATTTACTATTTAGTTACAAGTAgtaatttttatttttgttaCACGCGCTGCACATGCAAGGCCATCGTCACTACAAACGGCTATTGCAAATAAATTGGAATAGCCTGTTGCCATATGCTTGTTTGGGTTTAACGTTGTTATGTCTGTTGGATAGCTCTGTATGGTATTTCAACGGCCTGGGCGAATCCTTCCTCACCGTGTCTTTTAAatgagaaattttgatccaACCAATCGATCAACGACGGTAGATGCTTCAATTCCATTAATTCTTTCAGTAGCAGCTTATTTGACTTCATATTTTCGAACATACAATACAGGTGATGTTGAATCAATGCAAAAGGTAGGGCTCCGTGCTCTGTAACAATGTACATGAATCTTTCTACGCATTTCCACGGACACGTTTTGTAACCATCAAATAAGGCTGGATTGCTCAATATGCCTCTTGCTGACATTACACCTTGTACACCTGTGATCTTGGCAATCTTTTGCATGTCCTCATCGTTGAAACAATCACCGTTTGCGACGAAAATAGAGTCTGGATATTCGGTTCTTACTTGTTCGacaatgaatttgattgcCTTTAAATCAACGGGCTCGGACGATCTAGTGGTTCTGGTTCTTCCATGAATGGTAATCCAATCCACTCCAACTTTGCACAGGTTTTTGCAAAGTTTCACCGTTCTTTCGGGCTTCCCATTTTCATGAAttctaatttttgtttctaaACGCAATGTGCTACCATATTTGTCTTTCACAGCTTTAACCATATCGATCAATAAATCCTCATTGTAAATCATAGCACACCCGATTCCTTCCCTGACCTGTTCTCGTATAGGACATCCACAATTGATACCGATACCATCTACATAAGGTCCAACCATCTCAATAAATCTCATCAAATCTGTAACATTGTTAACACCCACCTGAGCAATGGTACAACCATCTTCAGAATTTATACTCAAATCACTAATCCTAGCATTCGAATTTCTCACGTACTCTCTGGCCAAAATCATTGGAGTATACGTTATTTCCgtattataaaatttacaTAATTCTCTGAACGATAACTTCGAATACCTAACCATCGGGCCCAGCACTGTTGTTATATCGTTATTATCTTGCAGGAGAGTCAACGGATCAACTTTCATACTGCCTTTCACACAATTTTCTAGAGCTATTAATTGACttcaattcatttattcaacttttgattttttttcatcaaaaaaatttttttatttaatttatttgatgtTACAATGAATGTAATTACAGTTATTAACAGGAATAACAGATTCAATAGTATATTCACAATGAGGATGCCTATTATATGAGTAATGGTTCTCTTGCGTAGCATCATGTTTCTTAAATCGTTGGTGAAATCCATTctaaaatttaaatttgaatctggTTTAACTAAAAAGTGGGAATGGCTTGGCTTGTTAATGACAATTGATATTATGTCAACGTTACTCGGAACAGTTACTACATTGTCAATATGAATCTTATTTAGCCATTCTAATTGCCACAATTCGAGTCTTGATGTATGTGAGTTCAGTAATATGGTATCATTTTTGGTGATACAAATTATTGGCATTTCGAGAACATAAAGGGGTAAATCATTGGCTTGAATAGAGATCTTgacattttgtaaattgaATGTTTCCAATTCTGATTGACAATAAAAGTCGAAAGCGAAATCCAATTCGTAGTTGATAAATTCTCGTAAGGGTATCTTTTCTGAAATTCCATTATTATCGAGATTAATCAAGTCATCATTCAAAGAGATTCTATCAATATcttgtttgaaaattaGTACATCTTCTACTTTTCCTTggtcaaattttgatatagGTACGAATTGTAACGAATCGTCTGGAATCAATCTTGTATAGAAATCAttaaatattaaaattgataaaggACCGACTACAACGATTTGTAGAAGTAAAACTACGAAAATGTAACAAACATATTGTAACAACTGAAACGGTTTAGTAACGTTTATCTTCATATTTGCTCGATGTTCTGTATTTTCTCTACGTCCCTTGAGAAGTACTGTTTTTTACGTATATTTTTTACAGTTCAGATTtaagtattttttttgatgtAAATATACAAATATGTATTATGTATAAGATTCACGTATAACTTAATGAGTGGAATGACCTCTATGGTACTTCAAACCGTTCAGATTTTTATAACGTTTCCCACAAACCTCACAACGATAAGGTTTATCCTTTTCATAGCCCATGCCATCGGGATAAGGCTCATTTGAATCAGGATCTAATATGGAGAAAGTTCCATCTGGATTCTCATgcaatttttgattctgatgACCATGTATCCTATGATATTTCAAACCGTTTTGATTCTTATACGTCTTTTCACATCCAATGACTGGGCATTTGAATGGTTTATGCTCTTCATGATCCATTACGTACAATCTTCTTGCTGGATCATCTATATAATTATCAgtttttttaaatattgtATCCATGGAATGACTGCTCGTATTATGCATGTTATTGTTGTTTGAATTTGTAATTGGGGTGGTTGCAGATGTACTTGTTGTTAcctcatcatcttcatcatcatcatccatttcactttcttcgGAGTCTGATACGGAGACTTCGGATTCTTCGATCGGTCTTGTATGATGGAAAGGTgacaattttgataaatcaCCATCGTTCATAAAATCTAGATTGATTGTCTTATTACTATTAGTTTGTGATTGTGGTTTGAATGAATAATACATTTTATTTGTGGTAGTCGGTATTTTGACATTCGAATTAACTGGGAAGAATACATCGTTAGTAGATACAGCATCTACAACATTGCCATTTAAGAAGATTGAATTTGTATTTGCGGTTTGTTTTGTCTTGCTATTATTATCGTTATTGTTATGATGTAACGTTGATGAATGGTTCAATTGAGACGGTTTTAATTGTTGCTGTATGATATGTTTTTCCATTATAGTAGAAGATGTTGAAGATGACGGTACTGTTGTTGTAatatttgttgttgttgttgttggaTAAGGTTTGGCGTTCCTGAtttgtttttgattttttgagAATAAATCGTTTGAATGAGAGTTTGTTGTTGGATTTATGAGTTGATTATTACcagtaataatattattattattgttaataTGAGCTTCCTCATAATGTTTTAGAAGATCATGTAAACCAGGTAGTGAAAGCCCACAACAAGAGTAATCTTTACAATATTGTTCTTCCAAATTTGGAAGATAAGCAGAATGTGGAGAGGTTGAAGAGATTGTTCTCAAGTTATTAATGGTTGATAGTCTTCTATAAGTGATATTTCCATTACTATTGTAGTTATTACTAATACTGTTAATGTTGTTaccattattgttattgttattactaTTGAACATAACTTCGTCTTTCAGCCAGGAACCGATCGTCAATGAACCCCACGAGACACCACCCATTCCTTGAGAATGTGCTATTGAATCTCTTCTCAGTTTTGTAGCGTTGCTGATATTGGAGGGGGAAGTGGAGAGCAAAGAGCCGGGATggttattgttattattattattactattattggaaaattgcttatgaatattattattgatggTATTAGTTGGACTGATACTCATTGAAGGAGGGTTAGAATATGTATTATCATGATCATTAAAGTTGTTCCTAGCTGCGAAGACTTGattatttataaaaatggAAGGGGTAGCCGAGGAGAAGGCGTCGTTATAGTTGCTATTATTACGACTAGTGTTGTTGATAGCAGTTGAAGTGGAAGAAGCAGCCATGCTAGTTGTATTAGAGGTATTTGATGCGGTGTTACTATTGGAGACAGCCATATTCatgattttattacaaaaaaaaaataaaataaattaaagcactattattactttttttatttaatttattgatcTATAGTGGTAGATTTTTTGTGGGGAAAAAACTTTAGATACGTAATAGCCAACCTCTATAACCTTTAAACTTATACCAATACTTACAGTATAAAACCCTCCCAATGCGAAATGGGTAttcttatataattttggataaatcaagaaaaccgttttatttctttttccttcgCCCGTCCTCGAAATCTGCGCGAGTCGAGTCGACTCGCgcagagagagagagagagagagagagacTGACTGACTGAGTTTCTTGTTGCGGGTAAGCGATGAATATCATACCGTACGGAGACCGTATTACTTGGTTTCTTCACGTAACGACTGTCCCAAATATTGCATCCATCTTACCAGGATGCTGCTACATTCCTTGTCATGACATTCCGCCCCAGTGTGCCGGTGTGAAACTACACTTTGGGCGAATATGAGATAACGAAAATCCCCGCCCGGGTAACCCTTGCTGATTTTCTTCGCACTCGAAAGAATTTGTATGATGGATGCTGTCGTGCGTTTTGTCTCGCTCATCGCTTgtgaaaattatttattgatggTGGTGGGAGAAAAGAAAGGACGGAAACggtgaaatttttcaagctcatctcatctcatctcTGTTTGTTATGTTGCAAGATATATTAAGTAGAGGTAAAGTACAAATAATGAGTGTGGAAAATAAACGTGCTGCTGACTCTGGTGAGGTGGCTGTGAAGAGACAGGATACGAGAGATTCTAAAGGTATTGCCCATTTGAAACCAGAATATATTGTCTCTACGGTTACTTCTCATGCCGCGCCAGTTCAatataatgatgaagaacAAACATCTTCAGATCGTCAATTGGATTCAGGCacaaacaagaagaaaaattataataataataagaagaagaaaagaggaCAGAATAAAGATAGGGATAATCGTCAAGTAAAGGAGAAAAATGCGTTGTGTCCAAAATTAATCGTGTCAGGTAACCCTGAAGATTGTTTGTTCGGTGAAACTTGTAGATTCAATCATGACGTAGAAGCATATCTGAAAGATAAGAAACCTGAAATCAAAGTTGACACTTTTAAAGTTTGTCCTGTTTGGGAAACATTGGGTTACTGTCCAATGGGTTATAAATGTAGATTTTTATCAACACATTCCACCGAATCAAAACCTACAAATGTCACTGTAGCaaataaagaattgaaCCATATTGCATTCGATAAGAAGAGTGATTTaattaagaaaagatttCCATTTGAGAAAAGTGAAGAAATCCTGGAGATTCTCGATTCTTTCCAACAGGAACAACgtgatttgaaatcaaatgaCAATACAGAGGAAGCAACCAATACAGCTTCTACCGTAGATTGTCCTCAAGTGAGACATAGAAATGCTGAAGTAGACTCAAAGAGGGAAAGACAAAAGGACTTATACAACAAATACAAAGATACACGTTATTGGtccaatgaaaaaaaatcgcTTGATTttaagagaaagaaaatcttgTCACCTTTAACTACAGTCGGTAATTTACCATATCGTAGATTAATGGTTAAATATGGTTGTGATGTTACGTACAGTGAAATGGCACTAGGTGTTCCATTAATTCAAGGTACTAATTCTGAATGGGCATTACCAAAGTGTCATTCTtcagaaaaagaatatggTGTTCAAATAGCATGTTCTAAACAATGGCAAGCTGCTAAAGCTACCGAGGCTTTAGTTAGTCACATCAACAATGTAAACGAAGTCAATTTGAATTCTGGTTGTCCTATCGATTTATTATACAGACAAGGTTCTGGCAGTGCATTATTAGATAATCCTGCTAGATTAATTCGTTGTTTAAATTCGATGAATTATGTATCTGGTGACGTTCCCGTGACAGTGAAGATTAGAAGTGGTACAAAAGATGGTCATGCAATTGCAGATTCACTAGTTAAACGATTAGTTTGGGAAACTGACGTTGCTGCGATTACATTACATGGTAGAAGTAGGCAACAGAGATATACAAAATTAGCTGATTGGGACTATGTATCACTAACCGCCAAATCATTAAGGGAGAGTGAATTAGAATTTTCACAGAGTGaacaattcaaagattcaCATAGTCGCGATAAACCTATTCAATTTGTTGGTAATGGTGATGTTAATAATTGGGAAGATTGGTACAGAATATTAGATGGAGATTCTAACATTGATAGTATTATGGTTGCAAGAGGTGCATTAATTAAGCCATggatatttgaagaaattgaatcacAACAATATTTAGATAAGACACCGGTGGAAAGAGTAGATATTTTACGTGATTATTCAAGATTTGCTATGGAACATTGGGGTACAGATGAATATGGTATTTCACAATGTCGTAGATTTTTCTGTGAATTTATGTCATTTTTCCATAGATACATTCCAATGGGTATATGTGAAAGATATCCAGTGAAATTGAACGAAAGACCACCAAATTGGATTGGTAGAGACGACACAGAGACTTTACTTGGTAGTACGGACGTTAGTGACTGGATTAAATTGAGTGAAGTGTTTTTTGGTCCCGTCGATGATTCATTTGTCTTTACACCAAAACATAAGAGTAACTCGTACCAACAACCTTCTAAATAGGTATATATACAAGAATGCATGGGGGTGTACGGCTCACcaacattttcttttctactCCAACAATACAAATTGATTTACGAAGCATGAAAcaattgttttttttgccttGTGATATTACAATTGACACATGCACGTGCCGACGAAACAGCAGCGGAATGGAACCAGGCACTTGTTCCTCCCGTGGAAAATAGGcacaattttttgtttactCCATTCTACTCTCTGCTGGCTCGGCTTCCGCTTGTTACGTGgccagaaaaaaaaaaaaaaaaataagacCAGCTGCTGGTCCGTGTCTTGTTTACGTCCCTGATGGTTTGGCTATCGCGCTACCCTACCTGAACCACTGAAGTTACCGTACGAGAAGCATGAGCTGCGCGGACggaggaaaaagaaaaaaaaaaaaatttagcaCCAAGAAAAATGCGCTCAGTGGCCTCCGTTGCGCGGCGACGAATGGGAATAATTCGAAATGtagagaagaaaaggacAGCgacgaaaaaaaaaaaaattaaaattaaaaaaaaagagacgACGACAAGAATTGAATCGCGCAGAGTATTTAAGCGGGACGGATTAAACAGCTCGTCTTCTCTGAAAAATTCcctattttttttccctccTTCACAAATTCTCTTATAAAGAGACTGAATACTGAGAAAAAcctaaaattttttttttttttttaataaataaaaaaagagcaAAGGGCtacaaaaagaattagaaaacagaaatttttttgattattaAACAGCGACAGGGTAAACTCCTTTTTCTAGTTAATAAACTCACATAAATCTTTCAACGAATAAGAGATACGAAATACCCGCCCAAGTGTCCCTGTTTTCACCATGACCGACAGTATTGACCCTATTCAACAAGCCACTACTGTTGCCGCAGCAACACCCAGTATAGTCGATGACACACCATTGGAAACCACTTCTGTTACCAGTGATATAATCACTGAACAAAAACCTACCAATGTTGAGGAGACTACTACGACTATTACCGCTACTACAGATTCACAACTTCCTGCTCCAATATTGGACTCACAGGACAAGAATCTTGAACAGGTTGTAGATGGTACTCAAAAAACACCAATGGTTCCAGCTCCGGCTCCTCCTCAGGAACCTAATATGAATAATTTACCAGAGGTTCCAATACCAAAACATCAACAAAGACACGCTTCAATGGCAATAAAAGCTGTTAAACGATTAAAAGATGCAAAGCCTTTCTTAAAACCCGTAGATATAGTCGCTCTAAATATACCTCTCTATTACAATTATATTGATAGACCAATGGATTTATCCacaatggaaaaaaaattaaatgtaAATGCTTATGCGACtccagaagaaataatgaaCGATTTTAATCTAATGGTTCATAATTGTATTAAATTTAATGGACAAACTGCAGCCATCGCTCAAATGGCAAGGAATATTCAAGCggcttttgaaaaacataTGCTTAATATGCCTGCGAAAGAATTGCCCGTGTCTAATACACAAACTAAGTCTcgtaaaagaaaaaataatggtaCTGATGATGTAGATGATACCCCTGTAATCATAAGAAGAGCTCAAACTCATAATGGTAGACCAAAGAGAGAAATTCATCcaccaaaatcaaaagataTTTATCCATATGAAAACCCAAAACCCAAGTCCAAAAAACTACAACAAgcaatgaaattttgttcaaataTAGTTAAAGAGTTGACAagcaaaaaatattcttcatttaattATCCTTTCTTAGAACCAGTTGATCCAGTGGCAATGAATTTACCAACCTATTTCGATTTCGTCAAAGATCCAATGGATTTAGGTTCAATTGCTAAAAAACTAAGTAATTGGGAATATAATTCAATGGATCAATTCGAATCGGATATAAGACTAGTATTCAATAATTGTTACGCTTTTAATCCAGACGGTACTATCGTCAATATGATGGGTCATAGgttagaagaaatttttaacaATAAATGGGCTGATAGGCCTGCTTTTAATGAGGATATGGATAGTGATAGTGAAAGTGAAAATAGTGTGGATTACTATTACGATAATGGTAATGCAAACTATGAGtctgatattgatgaaagttTAATAACTAATCCTGCAATTCAATATCTAGAAGAACAATTAACAAGAATGAAAGTTGAATTgcaacaattgaaaaaacaagaaCTAGATAGAatcagaaaagaaagaaggtTGGCAAGAGGTACAAAAAGATCATCAAGTGGTAGGAGAGGTTCCgcaaaattaagaaaatcaaatcatCACCAAAAATCAAGtaagaagaaattcaaaaccGTAGTTACTTACGAAATGAAACGACTTATTACTGATCATGTCAACGACTTAGATACAGATGATTTAGCAAAAGTTGTTCATATTATTTCCCCAGGTGCTaaattagatgaagaaatcgaGTTTGACTTAGATGCCTTAGATAATGACACCATTTTAACTTTGTACAATACCTTTTTCAGAAAGTTCGATGAATCTGCAAATCTAAGCGGTGCTATAGAATCAAATCATCGCGAGGCCCCTTCACTATCACCCACTAATGgtgtaaataaaaaaagaagatcaaaaGCATTGACGGAGGAAGAACGTACAagacaaattgaaaaaattaaaaataaattggCTTATCTGGACCATGCTTCTCCAATTAGTCAGAACGCATCCCCAACAAATACTGCCTATAGTAACATTAATAGAAGTCTGAATACAACTTCCTCCTCCtctgatgatgatagtGAAAGtgaaagtgaagaagagTGAGCTTAAGTTTTAGTGaaaattctatttttttcaaatattttttttggttggTTTTTTATTGGTGTGTATGTTAATTGCTGGGAGGGGATAATGAGATATGCTTTATACAGAACGCAGTTCATTACCCATTGTATTAAATAGAGATAAGTAAATATTAGAAGGGTAAATATTAAATGcattttagaaaatatagtatctttctttttttctattcagcttatttttcataaccgtttatataattttcgAGTATCTTCGAAGAGAAAAAACCATCAGAAGTATAAATTTCAAGACTAAATTGACGAAATAAGACAGAGGATAGCCTATAGTATGACTGCTCAGTTCTCGAAAAAGTCCATTGAGGAGCTATATCAGTccttaaaagaaattacaCAGGACGATGATATCCAGCTTTtcgaaaataaaatatcaaagataGATTTAtccaatgaaaatgaactAGACGATTCCACCATAAAGGAAATTTTCCTGAAGCCAAGTAATCAGCTGTCCTGGGATCTATTAGACCTGGTACAATCCGTACCTGAGACCGACTTTCTCGATAATTCAAGGAATTCCTACGACTATAAATCTTTCCTAACGATTCCAGATTATATTTCACGATCTTCgtattatttcaaaagaaaaggtcTTGACGGCAAAATTGCTAGTTTTAGAGAAGAGGTTTCTTTAAAAGAGATAGCAAATGCAAATGCATCCAACTCTTTATCATCTAGCAGAAATTTAACTCATCATGGTAACAAAATAAGAGGTTCAACGAGTCAATTACCTTTTACGCCAGGCGGACTGGCAATGCAAAAATCTATGCAAGTCTCAGATCCCTCTCTCAATAATTCTAAGGAGCTGCTACCAAAGGATGCGAATGGTTTGTTCAATGTCCCACCAGGCTTCAAGAGAGGGATAATACCAAGTGAAGAACCTACTCTGGTagaagttgaagaagacTTTAAACACTTAAATGAATTTGGCAATGAAGCTGAGATCGAACAAGAAATACTTGACAGGAGGAGAAGGGAGGAAGAACTAgctgaaaaaaatctatCTGACAATATTATGAAGAGATCAATGGGTAATGCACATCAAGAATTAGCTGAGATAGATGATCTATTACCAATGGATATCGACTTTGGTAGATCCGTTGCCAAGGTTAACAATttactgaagaaaaaagagtGGGCTCACACAGTTGATCTTAACCATAAAATCGAGAATTTTGAGGAATTAGTACCAAATCCTGCGAGGACGTGGCCTTTTGAATTGGATACCTTCCAAAAAGAAGCTGTTTATCATTTAGAACAAGGCGATTCAGTATTTGTAGCTGCCCATACTTCTGCTGGTAAAACAGTAGTTGCCGAATATGCCATTGCGATGGCCAAAAGAAACATGACCAAGACAATTTATACTTCTCCTATCAAGGCACTTTCAAACCAGAAATTCCGTGATTTTAAGGAAACATTTCAGGATGTTGATATTGGTCTTATAACTGGTGATGTACAAATTAATCCAGAAGCCAACTGCTTGATCATGACaactgaaattttaagatCCATGTTATATCGTGGGGCTGATCTGATAAGAGACGTAGAATTCGTTATATTCGACGAAGTGCACTATGTGAATGACCAAGACCGCGGGGTTGTTTGGGAAGAAGTCATTATTATGCTTCCTCAGCACGTGAAGTTTATTTTGCTATCTGCTACCGTACCAAATACGTACGAATTTGCAAATTGGATAGGTAGAaccaaacaaaaaaatatttacgTTATTTCCACGGCTAAAAGACCAGTTC is part of the Kazachstania africana CBS 2517 chromosome 1, complete genome genome and encodes:
- the DUS3 gene encoding tRNA dihydrouridine synthase DUS3 (similar to Saccharomyces cerevisiae DUS3 (YLR401C); ancestral locus Anc_4.264), yielding MSVENKRAADSGEVAVKRQDTRDSKGIAHLKPEYIVSTVTSHAAPVQYNDEEQTSSDRQLDSGTNKKKNYNNNKKKKRGQNKDRDNRQVKEKNALCPKLIVSGNPEDCLFGETCRFNHDVEAYLKDKKPEIKVDTFKVCPVWETLGYCPMGYKCRFLSTHSTESKPTNVTVANKELNHIAFDKKSDLIKKRFPFEKSEEILEILDSFQQEQRDLKSNDNTEEATNTASTVDCPQVRHRNAEVDSKRERQKDLYNKYKDTRYWSNEKKSLDFKRKKILSPLTTVGNLPYRRLMVKYGCDVTYSEMALGVPLIQGTNSEWALPKCHSSEKEYGVQIACSKQWQAAKATEALVSHINNVNEVNLNSGCPIDLLYRQGSGSALLDNPARLIRCLNSMNYVSGDVPVTVKIRSGTKDGHAIADSLVKRLVWETDVAAITLHGRSRQQRYTKLADWDYVSLTAKSLRESELEFSQSEQFKDSHSRDKPIQFVGNGDVNNWEDWYRILDGDSNIDSIMVARGALIKPWIFEEIESQQYLDKTPVERVDILRDYSRFAMEHWGTDEYGISQCRRFFCEFMSFFHRYIPMGICERYPVKLNERPPNWIGRDDTETLLGSTDVSDWIKLSEVFFGPVDDSFVFTPKHKSNSYQQPSK
- the BDF1 gene encoding chromatin-binding protein BDF1 (similar to Saccharomyces cerevisiae BDF2 (YDL070W) and BDF1 (YLR399C); ancestral locus Anc_4.262), whose protein sequence is MTDSIDPIQQATTVAAATPSIVDDTPLETTSVTSDIITEQKPTNVEETTTTITATTDSQLPAPILDSQDKNLEQVVDGTQKTPMVPAPAPPQEPNMNNLPEVPIPKHQQRHASMAIKAVKRLKDAKPFLKPVDIVALNIPLYYNYIDRPMDLSTMEKKLNVNAYATPEEIMNDFNLMVHNCIKFNGQTAAIAQMARNIQAAFEKHMLNMPAKELPVSNTQTKSRKRKNNGTDDVDDTPVIIRRAQTHNGRPKREIHPPKSKDIYPYENPKPKSKKLQQAMKFCSNIVKELTSKKYSSFNYPFLEPVDPVAMNLPTYFDFVKDPMDLGSIAKKLSNWEYNSMDQFESDIRLVFNNCYAFNPDGTIVNMMGHRLEEIFNNKWADRPAFNEDMDSDSESENSVDYYYDNGNANYESDIDESLITNPAIQYLEEQLTRMKVELQQLKKQELDRIRKERRLARGTKRSSSGRRGSAKLRKSNHHQKSSKKKFKTVVTYEMKRLITDHVNDLDTDDLAKVVHIISPGAKLDEEIEFDLDALDNDTILTLYNTFFRKFDESANLSGAIESNHREAPSLSPTNGVNKKRRSKALTEEERTRQIEKIKNKLAYLDHASPISQNASPTNTAYSNINRSLNTTSSSSDDDSESESEEE